A genomic segment from Phycisphaerae bacterium encodes:
- a CDS encoding Gfo/Idh/MocA family oxidoreductase, whose translation MSKRQTRREFLKASALAGAGFWVSGRQTLGQTTSPSEKLGVAVIGVSGQGHWNLRQVTGPEAAEICNIVALCDVDENKAAEVRQRFPKARFYTDFRKMFDQKDIDAVVIATPDHTHAAAALPALRLGKHVYCEKPLAHTVREVQLMREAAARAKVATQMGTQIHARNNYRRVVEVIQSGGIGAVHEVHVWVEREWGGQERPTETPPVPEGLHYDLWLGPAPYRPYHPAYLPANWRGWWDFGGGTLADMACHHMDLPHWALDLRHPTTIEAEGPPVHPESCPVWLIVRFHYPARGKMPPVLLTWYNGKRRPYYFQEGKLPEWGDGVLFVGDKGMLLADYDRHVLLPEKDFADYKRPEPCIPESIGHHLEWLEACKSGEKTSCNFDYSGALAQTVLLGNVAYRSGKKIRWDAERQRITNTREADTFVDPPRRKGWELA comes from the coding sequence GTGAGTAAGAGACAGACGCGTCGTGAGTTTCTGAAGGCTTCGGCACTGGCCGGGGCGGGTTTCTGGGTCAGCGGGAGGCAGACACTCGGTCAGACGACGTCGCCGAGCGAGAAGCTTGGCGTGGCCGTGATCGGTGTGTCCGGACAAGGGCACTGGAACCTCCGTCAGGTGACCGGCCCCGAGGCTGCCGAGATCTGCAACATCGTCGCCCTCTGCGACGTCGATGAGAACAAGGCCGCCGAAGTACGACAGAGGTTTCCCAAGGCCCGTTTCTACACCGACTTCCGCAAGATGTTCGATCAGAAGGACATTGATGCGGTCGTGATCGCGACGCCCGATCACACGCACGCCGCCGCTGCGCTGCCGGCTTTGCGGCTTGGCAAGCACGTGTATTGCGAGAAGCCCCTGGCACACACTGTGCGTGAAGTGCAGCTCATGCGCGAAGCCGCGGCCCGGGCAAAGGTGGCCACACAAATGGGCACACAGATCCACGCGCGAAACAACTACCGGCGTGTCGTCGAAGTGATCCAATCCGGCGGCATCGGCGCGGTGCACGAGGTTCACGTCTGGGTCGAACGCGAGTGGGGTGGCCAAGAGCGTCCGACGGAGACCCCGCCAGTGCCCGAAGGGCTTCACTATGACCTGTGGCTGGGTCCGGCACCGTATCGGCCTTATCATCCAGCCTATCTGCCTGCGAACTGGCGCGGCTGGTGGGACTTCGGTGGCGGCACACTGGCAGACATGGCCTGCCACCACATGGACCTGCCTCACTGGGCGCTGGATCTGCGACATCCAACGACCATTGAGGCCGAGGGGCCACCTGTCCACCCCGAAAGCTGTCCCGTGTGGCTGATTGTGAGGTTTCACTATCCCGCTCGCGGCAAGATGCCGCCGGTCCTTCTGACCTGGTACAACGGCAAACGGCGTCCCTACTATTTCCAGGAAGGCAAGCTTCCGGAATGGGGAGATGGTGTCCTGTTCGTCGGCGACAAGGGAATGTTGCTGGCCGACTATGATCGGCACGTGCTCCTGCCGGAAAAAGACTTTGCTGACTACAAGCGGCCGGAACCCTGCATACCCGAGTCGATCGGCCATCATCTCGAATGGCTGGAGGCCTGCAAGTCGGGCGAGAAAACGTCGTGCAATTTTGACTACAGCGGGGCTCTGGCTCAAACGGTGCTTTTGGGCAATGTGGCATATCGCAGCGGCAAGAAGATCCGATGGGACGCCGAGCGGCAAAGGATCACCAACACTCGGGAGGCTGACACATTTGTGGATCCGCCTCGACGGAAAGGGTGGGAATTGGCTTAG
- the rpmA gene encoding 50S ribosomal protein L27, which translates to MAHKKGQGSTRNGRDSNPQYLGVKLYGGQQAKVGSIIVRQRGTVFKPGRFVGRGKDDTLFALVDGTVVFKGRRVDIAPN; encoded by the coding sequence ATGGCACATAAAAAGGGACAAGGTTCGACTCGCAACGGTCGCGACAGCAACCCGCAGTACCTGGGCGTGAAGCTCTACGGTGGTCAGCAAGCGAAGGTTGGCTCGATCATCGTACGGCAGCGAGGCACGGTCTTCAAACCGGGTCGTTTCGTAGGTCGCGGCAAGGATGACACTTTGTTTGCGCTCGTCGACGGCACGGTGGTCTTCAAGGGTCGACGTGTGGACATCGCGCCAAACTGA
- the obgE gene encoding GTPase ObgE, with translation MFIDRAEIYVRGGNGGHGCMSFRRERFIPKGGPDGGDGGRGGSVYLVADESVATLLDMAGHHHWVAENGKPGKGKNMTGRSGKDLVIRLPPGTLVYDRDNGRLLKDLDAPGKKVRIVRGGRGGRGNAHFATARHQAPRYCQPGEEGQERRLRLELKLIADVGLVGLPNAGKSTLLSRLTKARPKIADYPFTTLEPQLGIVEMPGYQRFVMADIPGLIEGAHEGHGLGDDFLRHIERTRMILHLIDVHPLPGQARPIEAYRIIRNELRKYSEALAAKPELIVANKIDLAENNDAVDQLRDELEALGIAAEEVIAISGVTGSGLERLGYRLWEMVEAAKARERVAASALAVKSKDDPFRGILPDGEEPDEADFEELLSTNEESSEAAQGDFEDNETADDLTGGAS, from the coding sequence ATGTTCATTGATCGGGCGGAGATCTATGTCCGAGGCGGCAACGGCGGCCACGGCTGCATGAGCTTCCGTCGCGAACGGTTCATTCCAAAGGGTGGTCCGGACGGCGGTGATGGAGGCCGGGGCGGCAGCGTGTACCTCGTCGCCGACGAGAGCGTGGCCACGCTGTTGGACATGGCCGGCCATCACCACTGGGTCGCGGAGAACGGCAAACCCGGCAAAGGCAAGAACATGACCGGTCGCAGCGGCAAGGATCTTGTCATCCGGCTGCCGCCCGGAACGCTGGTTTACGACCGTGACAATGGACGCCTGCTCAAAGACCTGGACGCCCCAGGAAAGAAAGTGCGAATCGTCCGGGGTGGCCGGGGCGGCAGGGGCAATGCCCACTTCGCCACGGCTCGTCACCAGGCCCCCCGATACTGCCAACCAGGCGAGGAAGGCCAAGAACGTCGGCTGCGTCTGGAGCTCAAGCTGATCGCTGACGTGGGCCTCGTCGGGTTGCCCAATGCGGGGAAGAGCACCCTATTGTCTCGGCTGACCAAGGCTCGTCCCAAGATTGCCGACTACCCGTTCACCACCCTCGAGCCGCAGCTTGGGATTGTCGAAATGCCCGGATATCAGCGTTTCGTCATGGCCGACATCCCGGGCCTCATCGAGGGAGCGCACGAAGGGCACGGGCTAGGCGACGACTTCCTGCGGCACATTGAGCGCACCCGGATGATCCTGCACCTCATTGACGTCCACCCCCTTCCGGGCCAAGCGAGGCCGATCGAAGCCTACCGGATCATTCGCAACGAACTGCGAAAATACTCGGAGGCCCTCGCGGCCAAACCCGAGTTGATCGTCGCCAACAAGATCGACCTGGCCGAGAACAATGATGCGGTGGATCAACTCCGCGACGAGCTGGAAGCCTTGGGCATTGCCGCCGAGGAGGTCATAGCCATCAGCGGCGTCACTGGAAGCGGCCTTGAACGACTCGGGTATCGTTTGTGGGAGATGGTCGAGGCGGCCAAAGCCCGGGAGCGGGTTGCGGCAAGCGCTCTTGCGGTCAAGAGCAAGGACGACCCGTTCCGCGGTATTCTGCCGGACGGAGAAGAGCCTGACGAGGCCGACTTTGAGGAATTGCTTTCAACGAACGAAGAGTCCTCTGAAGCGGCGCAAGGAGATTTCGAGGATAATGAGACGGCCGACGATCTGACAGGAGGCGCATCGTGA
- a CDS encoding type III pantothenate kinase — MIAESGRSGKAHLILMDIGNTNVAMASWFDDHRDEAEHIPTVSFDQLMNRLERLWNELPGTATRAVVICSVCPPVLAKLRQACAAKGIKPLLVVGEEIESPIPLDLALREPSRVGTDRLCAAAGAFARVRGACVVADFGTALTIDLVADNGIFLGGTILPGVALSARALHEHTAQLPLVEVGCPTETLGKDTQSAIRNGIYAMMVGALREIAERYATDIGKWPPLVITGGNAPDIARGADFVDKVMPDLCLDGLVIAYKQHAGTDEDQPGVCR, encoded by the coding sequence GTGATCGCGGAATCCGGACGAAGCGGCAAGGCTCATCTGATCCTGATGGACATCGGCAACACGAACGTGGCCATGGCCAGTTGGTTCGATGACCATCGTGACGAAGCCGAACACATTCCGACGGTCTCTTTTGACCAACTGATGAACCGCCTGGAACGTCTGTGGAACGAGCTTCCGGGGACGGCGACGCGCGCCGTGGTGATCTGTTCAGTCTGCCCGCCGGTGCTCGCCAAGTTGAGACAGGCATGCGCGGCCAAGGGCATCAAGCCGCTGCTGGTTGTGGGGGAAGAGATTGAATCGCCGATTCCGCTTGACTTGGCGCTGCGGGAGCCCTCCAGAGTAGGCACCGACCGGCTCTGTGCGGCCGCCGGGGCGTTTGCCCGTGTCAGGGGGGCATGCGTGGTTGCCGACTTCGGAACTGCGCTGACTATTGATTTGGTGGCGGACAACGGCATATTCCTGGGGGGGACAATCCTGCCGGGTGTCGCCCTGTCGGCCAGGGCTCTGCACGAACACACCGCGCAGTTGCCGCTGGTCGAGGTCGGCTGTCCTACCGAGACCCTCGGCAAGGACACGCAAAGCGCGATTCGCAACGGCATCTACGCGATGATGGTCGGGGCATTGCGGGAAATTGCCGAACGCTATGCCACCGACATCGGCAAATGGCCGCCCTTGGTTATCACGGGAGGCAACGCCCCCGACATCGCCCGCGGGGCCGATTTCGTGGACAAGGTCATGCCTGACCTGTGCCTGGACGGTTTGGTGATCGCGTACAAGCAACACGCGGGCACCGATGAAGACCAGCCAGGTGTTTGTCGCTGA
- a CDS encoding PilT/PilU family type 4a pilus ATPase yields MRQRSPSPDPQLLELIDNGLSREASDLHLVTGHPPTLRIHGDLFPADKIPLSTEAAARIISSIMPAELRSRLDGQKDFDFSLSVGRPAGVVRFRVNVFFGQGSMGACLRFVPSSIPTFEWMGIPQDLVERIVNLHSGLVLITGITGSGKTTTLAGLVEEMNRLGHRRIITIEEPIEYVFLPKANTVITQREVGIDVASFADGLRSALRQDPDVILCGEIRDVETARMAISAAETGHLVMSTVHTQDAKGAITRLIDIFPLERQQDIRCQLSLSLRLVISQYLLPSVTAGQKRVLAMEVLTASDPARAAIRLNKIESLETIIQTGKKWGMQTLDENLASLVCNRRISPEIAHRYAKNPAGLRAMGVPDPPNSSFENAAGNVTRSSGRADVLSP; encoded by the coding sequence ATGAGACAACGTTCCCCATCACCTGATCCGCAGCTACTGGAATTGATCGACAACGGCCTGTCCCGTGAGGCTTCCGACCTGCACCTGGTTACGGGCCATCCGCCCACATTGCGCATCCATGGCGACCTGTTCCCGGCTGACAAGATCCCTCTGTCCACAGAGGCTGCGGCCCGCATCATCTCCAGCATCATGCCGGCCGAGTTGCGGTCCCGCCTCGACGGTCAGAAAGACTTCGACTTCTCGCTGAGCGTGGGCCGACCGGCCGGCGTGGTTCGTTTCCGAGTCAACGTCTTCTTCGGCCAAGGCTCGATGGGAGCTTGCCTGCGTTTCGTGCCGTCCTCGATTCCCACCTTCGAGTGGATGGGAATCCCGCAAGACCTGGTGGAACGAATCGTCAATCTGCACAGCGGCTTGGTACTGATTACCGGCATCACGGGGTCGGGCAAGACCACCACGCTGGCCGGCCTGGTTGAGGAGATGAATCGGCTCGGTCATCGCCGTATCATCACCATCGAAGAGCCGATCGAATACGTGTTTCTGCCCAAGGCCAATACCGTGATTACGCAGCGAGAAGTCGGCATCGACGTGGCCAGCTTCGCCGACGGATTGCGTTCCGCGCTTCGCCAGGATCCCGACGTGATCCTGTGCGGCGAAATCCGCGACGTCGAAACCGCGCGCATGGCGATCAGCGCTGCTGAAACCGGTCATCTGGTCATGTCCACCGTGCATACCCAGGATGCCAAGGGCGCGATCACGCGACTGATCGACATTTTTCCTCTTGAGCGGCAGCAGGACATCCGCTGCCAGCTCTCTCTATCGCTGCGCCTGGTGATCAGCCAGTACCTGCTGCCCAGCGTCACAGCCGGTCAGAAACGAGTTCTGGCCATGGAGGTCCTGACCGCCAGCGATCCCGCACGAGCGGCCATTCGTCTCAACAAAATCGAATCGCTCGAAACGATCATCCAGACCGGCAAGAAGTGGGGTATGCAGACCCTTGATGAAAACCTGGCCAGTCTCGTGTGCAACCGGCGCATTTCTCCCGAAATCGCCCACCGCTACGCCAAGAACCCTGCGGGCCTGCGGGCCATGGGCGTACCCGACCCCCCGAACAGTTCGTTCGAAAACGCGGCGGGCAACGTGACAAGGTCCTCCGGTCGTGCTGATGTTCTCTCCCCGTGA
- a CDS encoding 50S ribosome-binding GTPase, which translates to MMLHDPATDMSETDALKAACLTPPAMGGVAVIEVVGRHALRVVAKYLRSRRPIDPNAVDTNEVRLCRWADGDQVIDDALVTVRRAPDGPFVVDISLHGGPRIVQRALLMLQQAGVRIVEPTALLDDSCPAATVVEREILPLLLRAKTRAVAIWLAELVHRLPKRIEAVLDLIEVGEATLARRELAALCQSVDQARYLLSGVRVVVIGPPNTGKSTLINRLASREQAVVSDQPGTTRDWVEHPGVIDGIPLVFVDTAGIRDTADPIEQEAIRRTYQQASTADILLSVSDLTTPLETGLPPKKMTGDQSGMIRVPPIVLVANKSDLPAHPSWQNVQFSEAGFLQVSALASAGLEDLEARLVDSTGLTGWRQKLIAPVSPHQVACCRGALSALESGRADPPAASRWLRDMLGPASPR; encoded by the coding sequence ATGATGCTTCATGACCCGGCCACTGACATGTCCGAAACCGACGCACTGAAAGCCGCCTGCCTGACTCCCCCGGCAATGGGGGGTGTCGCGGTCATCGAGGTGGTGGGGCGTCATGCCTTGCGCGTGGTCGCCAAGTACCTTCGCTCCCGGCGTCCGATCGACCCGAACGCCGTGGACACGAACGAGGTCCGCCTTTGCCGCTGGGCGGATGGGGATCAAGTGATCGACGACGCCCTCGTGACGGTTCGACGGGCCCCGGACGGCCCATTCGTGGTCGATATCAGTCTTCACGGCGGGCCACGAATCGTCCAGCGAGCATTGTTGATGCTCCAGCAGGCCGGAGTCCGGATCGTCGAGCCTACGGCACTGCTGGATGATTCCTGCCCGGCGGCCACCGTCGTCGAGCGAGAGATTCTGCCGCTGCTGCTTCGAGCCAAGACGCGGGCAGTGGCCATCTGGCTGGCCGAGCTTGTTCACAGGCTGCCCAAGCGCATCGAGGCGGTATTGGATCTCATCGAGGTCGGCGAGGCAACCTTGGCACGGCGGGAGTTGGCGGCGCTTTGCCAGTCGGTCGATCAGGCCAGATACCTGCTCAGCGGTGTCCGAGTGGTGGTCATCGGGCCACCCAACACCGGCAAATCGACGCTGATCAATCGCCTCGCCAGCCGCGAGCAAGCCGTTGTCAGCGACCAGCCGGGTACCACCCGGGACTGGGTCGAGCACCCGGGGGTTATCGACGGCATTCCGCTCGTTTTTGTCGACACGGCCGGCATACGCGACACGGCAGACCCGATCGAGCAGGAAGCCATCCGCCGGACATATCAGCAGGCTTCAACTGCTGACATTCTGCTGAGCGTCTCTGACCTGACCACCCCTTTGGAGACAGGCCTTCCCCCCAAGAAGATGACGGGGGACCAATCCGGTATGATCCGCGTTCCGCCGATCGTACTCGTCGCCAACAAGTCCGACCTGCCGGCACATCCATCCTGGCAAAACGTCCAGTTTTCCGAGGCGGGCTTCCTGCAAGTCAGCGCCCTGGCATCGGCGGGACTTGAGGACCTTGAAGCAAGGCTTGTCGATTCGACGGGGCTGACGGGCTGGCGACAAAAGCTGATTGCCCCGGTCAGTCCGCATCAGGTGGCTTGCTGTCGTGGGGCATTATCGGCACTGGAATCCGGCCGGGCCGACCCGCCGGCCGCCTCAAGATGGCTGAGAGACATGCTTGGACCGGCAAGTCCCCGCTGA
- a CDS encoding serine/threonine-protein kinase: MADPSIDDSQLGRLAVDSKLLTLKELHDCLAEQKNLAKEGKRVSLSEAMLRCGFVTRSQLQRLGAEMEDSIARKAQQIPGFQILGKLGQGAMATVFKARQLSLDRIVAIKVLPKKLGENSEFVERFYREGRAAARLNHNNIVQAIDVGEASGYHYFVMEYIDGKTVYDDLAAGKIYKESEALDIIIQIAKALEHAAERGFVHRDVKPKNIMLTRHGVAKLADMGLARETGDLKAAMAEAGRAYGTPYYISPEQIRGEVNIDFRADIYSLGATFYHMVTGKLPFEGSTPAAVMHKHLKEPLVPPDHIVPSLSTGVGEVIERMMAKKPEDRYASIRDLLTDLEAIARGEPPLQARKKYDAHLLEGLAESAEPVEEKPAVQQSSEPKPLVVPVVWVVVLAALLGVSLIVNIILAVL, encoded by the coding sequence ATGGCTGACCCTTCCATCGATGATTCCCAACTGGGCCGGTTGGCCGTTGATAGTAAACTGCTCACCTTGAAAGAGCTGCATGACTGTCTGGCCGAGCAGAAGAACCTTGCGAAGGAAGGAAAGCGAGTCTCGTTATCCGAGGCGATGCTGCGATGCGGTTTCGTGACCCGTTCGCAGCTCCAGCGGCTGGGCGCGGAAATGGAGGACTCGATCGCCCGAAAGGCGCAGCAGATTCCGGGGTTCCAGATTCTCGGCAAACTGGGCCAAGGAGCGATGGCCACGGTCTTCAAAGCCCGGCAACTCAGCCTGGACCGCATCGTGGCGATCAAGGTTCTGCCTAAGAAGCTCGGCGAAAACTCGGAGTTCGTCGAGCGGTTCTATCGCGAGGGACGCGCGGCGGCGCGTCTTAACCACAACAACATCGTTCAGGCCATCGACGTCGGCGAGGCCAGCGGCTACCACTACTTCGTCATGGAGTACATCGACGGCAAGACCGTTTACGACGATCTGGCCGCAGGCAAGATCTACAAGGAATCTGAAGCTCTCGACATCATCATTCAGATTGCCAAGGCTCTCGAACACGCCGCCGAACGCGGCTTTGTCCATCGTGACGTCAAGCCGAAGAACATCATGCTGACGCGTCACGGTGTGGCCAAGCTGGCAGACATGGGCCTGGCGCGTGAGACGGGCGATCTGAAAGCGGCGATGGCCGAGGCCGGCCGTGCATACGGCACCCCGTACTACATCAGCCCCGAGCAAATCCGTGGCGAGGTGAACATCGACTTCCGGGCCGACATCTACTCTCTCGGCGCCACGTTCTACCATATGGTGACAGGGAAGCTGCCTTTCGAGGGGTCGACGCCCGCGGCGGTCATGCACAAGCATCTCAAGGAACCATTGGTTCCGCCGGATCACATCGTTCCCTCCCTGTCGACGGGTGTCGGGGAGGTGATTGAACGGATGATGGCCAAGAAACCGGAGGATCGGTACGCCTCGATAAGAGACCTGCTGACCGATCTGGAAGCCATCGCCCGGGGCGAGCCACCGCTTCAGGCCCGCAAGAAATACGACGCTCACCTGCTCGAAGGCCTGGCGGAGAGTGCCGAGCCGGTCGAGGAAAAACCGGCCGTCCAGCAATCAAGCGAGCCCAAGCCGCTGGTCGTGCCGGTCGTGTGGGTGGTGGTGCTCGCCGCCCTGCTAGGCGTTTCGCTTATCGTCAACATCATTCTGGCCGTGCTGTAG
- a CDS encoding sigma-70 family RNA polymerase sigma factor, protein MADKKDDIRALWNRYFKTRSDEARNKVVEYYAPLVHIQAARLSRKLPAQIGYDEICSAGYDGLIEAVEAYNPTRKAKFETFCQQRIVGAVMDWLRSLDPQSRTVRTFEKQRMMVRELLDAELNRPPMHHEIAKRMGLSQDRYDQLSRISQLGREVHFSAMDPKDSSSRSRSSERNWDIGDRRQTDPAARMARQMLTNYLTRGLSREERLVLILYYYEDLTMAEIGVVLDLSESRVSQIHKDVITRLRNRFKGKLEEELVA, encoded by the coding sequence ATGGCTGACAAGAAGGACGATATCCGTGCTCTGTGGAACCGGTACTTCAAGACCCGCAGCGACGAGGCCCGCAACAAGGTCGTGGAGTACTACGCTCCGTTGGTTCACATCCAGGCCGCAAGGCTGTCCCGCAAATTGCCGGCGCAGATCGGCTACGACGAGATCTGCAGCGCCGGCTACGATGGGCTGATCGAGGCAGTCGAGGCCTATAACCCGACCAGGAAAGCGAAGTTCGAGACGTTCTGCCAGCAGCGCATCGTTGGCGCCGTGATGGACTGGCTCCGCAGTCTCGATCCCCAGTCGCGCACCGTCCGGACCTTTGAGAAACAGCGCATGATGGTGCGTGAACTACTTGATGCGGAGCTGAACCGTCCTCCGATGCACCACGAGATCGCCAAGCGCATGGGGCTATCGCAGGACCGCTATGATCAGCTCTCACGAATCTCGCAGCTCGGGCGCGAGGTCCATTTCTCCGCGATGGACCCGAAGGACTCGAGTTCGCGCAGCCGTTCGAGCGAACGGAACTGGGATATCGGCGATCGGCGGCAAACCGATCCTGCGGCCCGAATGGCCCGCCAGATGCTGACCAACTATCTGACGCGGGGCCTCAGCCGCGAGGAGCGCCTGGTTCTGATCCTATACTACTACGAGGATCTTACCATGGCCGAAATCGGGGTGGTCCTCGATCTGTCGGAATCCCGCGTCAGCCAGATCCACAAGGACGTGATTACGCGGCTCCGCAACCGCTTCAAAGGCAAACTGGAGGAAGAACTCGTCGCCTGA
- the truA gene encoding tRNA pseudouridine(38-40) synthase TruA, producing MERNIRFLIAYDGTDFHGWQKQPEMRTVQDVVEQATRRVVRHQVGLNAAGRTDAGVHAAGQQANFETTCEIPLINLRRAIGSRLPKDVSLLHVSEVPLGFRCSQDAVSKLYRYRIYNATRRPVQEHLQRYTYHFWNELDTMRMQEAANRLVGTHDFAGFASKGSERETTVRTILQASVSRRYDEILIDVEGTGFLYNQVRNMVGTLLEIGRGRWAPQRIDEILAARDRRLAGPTAPARGLCLQWVKYDLTRPPGWKGLGITSVPDEPAAAENS from the coding sequence ATGGAGCGCAACATCCGATTCCTGATCGCCTACGACGGCACGGATTTTCACGGATGGCAGAAGCAGCCGGAGATGCGAACCGTCCAGGATGTTGTTGAGCAGGCCACGCGCCGCGTGGTCCGCCACCAGGTGGGGCTCAACGCCGCAGGCCGAACCGACGCGGGCGTCCATGCGGCGGGTCAGCAGGCGAATTTCGAAACCACGTGTGAGATTCCGCTGATCAACCTCCGAAGGGCCATCGGTTCACGTCTGCCGAAAGACGTCTCTCTGCTGCACGTCTCGGAGGTTCCCCTGGGTTTTCGGTGCTCGCAGGACGCGGTATCGAAGCTTTATCGCTACCGCATTTACAATGCGACGCGCCGACCGGTGCAGGAGCATCTGCAGCGATACACTTACCACTTCTGGAACGAACTTGACACGATGCGCATGCAGGAAGCGGCGAACCGTCTCGTCGGCACACATGATTTCGCCGGCTTCGCCAGCAAAGGCAGCGAGCGGGAAACGACCGTCCGAACCATCTTGCAGGCGAGTGTTTCCCGCCGATACGATGAGATCCTGATCGACGTCGAAGGGACGGGCTTTCTGTACAATCAGGTGCGGAACATGGTGGGCACGCTGCTGGAAATCGGTCGTGGACGCTGGGCCCCCCAACGAATCGACGAGATCCTGGCCGCCCGCGACAGACGATTGGCGGGGCCGACCGCACCGGCCAGGGGGTTGTGCCTTCAGTGGGTCAAATACGATCTTACGCGACCGCCCGGCTGGAAAGGGCTCGGCATCACTTCCGTTCCGGACGAGCCTGCTGCCGCGGAGAACTCATGA
- a CDS encoding glycosyltransferase family 4 protein: MNVCHVITRLIIGGAQENTLLTCEGLTRRGHKVTLAVGPDTGPEGSLFEETRARGYDVRIIPAMHRAVRPFADLAACRQLWTLFDKLCPDVVHTHSSKAGILGRWAAHRVGVPIIVHTIHGMSFNRTQPAPIRSLYRFLERRCARYTDALIGVAEAMIRQSVEAGIASPDRFVTIYSGMRTEWYDPARHDRQAIRQQWGFGEDCVVFGTVARLFRNKGYEQLIPAMAEASRRCPSLRFVWVGDGSQRSEYESQLLRLGLTNRVRLTGLVPPLEVARLLAGMDAVVHASQWEGLPRVVVQGLIMSKPVISFDIDGAPEVVLPDQTGLLVPLNDIQGLAEAMVRLAGDAAMRDRMGRAGREWCLRRFDHERMVDDIESLYKKLADRRR, encoded by the coding sequence ATGAACGTCTGCCATGTCATCACCCGACTGATCATCGGCGGAGCACAGGAAAACACGCTGCTGACCTGTGAAGGATTGACGCGACGAGGCCACAAGGTCACATTGGCCGTCGGTCCTGACACCGGCCCGGAGGGCTCGCTCTTCGAAGAGACTCGGGCGCGCGGCTATGACGTTCGGATCATACCGGCGATGCACCGTGCGGTTCGCCCCTTTGCCGACCTGGCCGCTTGTCGGCAACTGTGGACGCTTTTTGACAAGCTGTGCCCGGACGTCGTCCACACACATAGCAGCAAGGCCGGCATCCTGGGCCGCTGGGCCGCCCACCGGGTCGGAGTACCCATCATCGTCCACACCATTCACGGGATGAGCTTCAATCGCACTCAGCCTGCTCCGATTCGCTCCCTGTATCGTTTCCTGGAGCGTCGATGTGCTCGGTATACCGACGCCCTGATCGGCGTGGCCGAGGCCATGATACGCCAGTCCGTCGAGGCCGGCATTGCTTCGCCCGACCGGTTTGTGACCATTTACTCCGGCATGAGAACCGAGTGGTATGACCCCGCAAGACATGACCGTCAGGCAATCAGGCAACAATGGGGTTTCGGCGAGGACTGCGTGGTCTTCGGCACCGTCGCTCGGTTGTTTCGCAACAAGGGATATGAACAGCTCATTCCCGCAATGGCGGAGGCTTCCCGCCGCTGCCCCAGCCTGCGCTTTGTGTGGGTCGGCGACGGATCTCAGCGAAGCGAATATGAATCGCAACTGCTGCGCCTTGGCCTGACCAACCGAGTCCGCCTGACAGGCCTTGTGCCGCCGCTTGAGGTGGCCCGCCTGCTGGCCGGTATGGATGCCGTGGTCCACGCCTCCCAGTGGGAAGGGCTGCCGAGAGTAGTCGTGCAGGGCCTGATCATGTCCAAACCGGTGATCAGCTTCGATATCGACGGAGCGCCCGAGGTGGTTTTGCCGGATCAGACAGGCCTGCTTGTGCCCTTGAACGATATTCAGGGGCTTGCCGAAGCGATGGTAAGACTCGCCGGCGATGCCGCCATGCGTGACCGAATGGGCCGCGCCGGTCGTGAATGGTGCCTCCGCCGTTTCGACCACGAACGCATGGTCGATGACATCGAATCGCTTTATAAGAAGCTGGCCGACCGACGCAGGTAG
- the rplT gene encoding 50S ribosomal protein L20, which produces MPRATCGAARARRKRRLRAATKGYRAARSKLTRTMKNALTRAGQYAFRDRRARKREFRSLWVTRLTAACRARGISYSRFMSGLKKANVILNRKMLSELAIHDQAAFDKIVALAKA; this is translated from the coding sequence ATGCCACGTGCAACTTGTGGAGCCGCTAGGGCGAGGCGCAAACGAAGGCTCCGCGCCGCGACGAAGGGTTATCGCGCCGCTCGCAGCAAGCTGACCCGGACGATGAAGAACGCGCTGACCCGTGCCGGCCAGTACGCGTTTCGCGATCGGCGAGCCAGGAAGCGGGAGTTCCGCTCATTGTGGGTGACCCGGCTGACCGCCGCGTGCCGCGCCCGGGGGATCAGCTACTCGCGATTCATGAGCGGCCTGAAGAAGGCCAATGTCATCCTGAACCGCAAGATGCTCAGCGAGCTGGCGATTCATGACCAGGCCGCGTTTGACAAGATCGTCGCGCTGGCCAAGGCATAA
- the rpmI gene encoding 50S ribosomal protein L35 → MPKMKRHKGLDKRVKVTARGKVKRRKAFAGHLLSGRSGRRLRRLKKAALMPKADARKVLFVLGK, encoded by the coding sequence ATGCCCAAAATGAAGAGACACAAGGGTTTAGATAAGCGGGTCAAGGTCACCGCCAGAGGCAAGGTCAAGCGCCGCAAGGCGTTCGCCGGACACCTGCTGAGCGGTCGGTCTGGTCGTCGTCTCCGCCGCCTTAAGAAAGCGGCGCTCATGCCGAAGGCCGACGCCCGCAAGGTTCTCTTCGTTCTGGGCAAGTGA